A genomic window from Dioscorea cayenensis subsp. rotundata cultivar TDr96_F1 unplaced genomic scaffold, TDr96_F1_v2_PseudoChromosome.rev07_lg8_w22 25.fasta BLBR01001280.1, whole genome shotgun sequence includes:
- the LOC120256062 gene encoding NAC domain-containing protein 10-like has translation MTWCVENKNNNITSGATTSSSSTTEFDSKRSDESTSTTCPSCGQIIKDQQDKNAGISDLKGVPAGVKFDPSDQELLEHLEAKTRPEAQKKLHPLIDQFIPTIEGENGICYTHPENLPGVSKDGLIRHFFHRPSKAYTTGTRKRRKVHTDEQGDETRWHKTGKTRPVFINGKLKGYKKILVLYINYGRNRKPEKTNWVMHQYHLGFDEDEKDGELIVSKVFYQTQPRQCGSVNKDLLIPVNANGVNEVDKVIHKSGNFVDYYNSSVVGYNQGVDNRVSSAHQVLSNFAVHAHGSSSFLVNEN, from the exons ATGACATGGTGTGTGGagaacaagaacaataatatCACTAGTGGTGCtacaacatcttcttcttcaacaacaGAGTTTGATAGTAAGAGATCAGATGAAAGCACTTCAACAACATGTCCTTCTTGTGGCCAAATTATCAAAGATCAACAGGATAAG AATGCAGGAATTTCAGACTTAAAAGGGGTGCCTGCTGGAGTGAAGTTTGATCCAAGTGATCAGGAGTTGCTTGAGCATCTTGAAGCAAAAACAAGACCAGAAGCTCAAAAAAAACTTCATCCTCTAATTGATCAATTCATTCCAACAATTGAAGGAGAGAATGGCATTTGCTATACCCATCCTGAGAACCTCCCAG GTGTGAGCAAAGATGGTCTTATCCGGCACTTCTTTCATCGTCCATCCAAGGCCTACACAACAGgaacaagaaaaaggagaaaagtGCACACAGATGAACAAGGAGATGAGACAAGGTGGCACAAAACAGGCAAAACAAGACCAGTGTTCATCAATGGCAAATTGAAGGGATACAAGAAGATACTAgtcctttatataaattacGGAAGAAACCGAAAACCTGAAAAAACTAACTGGGTGATGCACCAGTATCACCTTGGCTTCGACGAAGACGAGAAAGACGGCGAGCTCATTGTTTCCAAAGTGTTTTACCAGACTCAGCCTAGACAATGTGGTTCAGTGAACAAGGATCTGCTCATCCCTGTGAATGCAAATGGTGTCAATGAGGTGGATAAGGTTATCCACAAGAGTGGTAACTTTGTTGATTACTATAATTCATCAGTTGTAGGATATAACCAGGGAGTGGATAATAGAGTGAGTTCAGCTCACCAAGTGCTTTCTAACTTTGCTGTGCATGCTCATGGTTCTTCTTCATTCCTTGTGAATGAGAATTAG